A region of the archaeon BMS3Bbin15 genome:
TATATACTTCTTCATTGGTAATATTGATGGGGAATTTTTATGAGAGGTCTGTTAATTCTTTTAGTAATACTTATTCTGTTCAGCCTTACCGGTGTTAATGGAGCGAAGTTATCAGAGCAATTTGAGAAAAATTATGTCACCATAGGTACAGTAAATGCTGGTGCCACAATTCAAATAGCTGATTTTAATTCGGATGGAAAAATTGACGGTGCTGCTGTGCTTGATGGCACAGGAAGACTTGTGGCTTACGAATTTTCTGGAATTATGCGGTATGTAAAAAATTTAGTGCCGGGCAATACAAAAGGTGCACTGGTTGCTGCTGACCTTGATGGCAATGGATATAAAGATGATATTGTGGCAGGTACAAGATATGTATATGCCTTTGACCCTAACGGAAATGAAATCTGGAAATTTGACCCGAATAGCTCGGTCAATGTGATGGCAGTTACTTATATAGATGGTAATAGAAGTACGCCTGAAATAATCGTTGGGGCATGGAAAAAGGTAATTGCTCTAAATAAAGATGGCAAGGAGCTATGGGTACATAATTATAATTATGGGGGTAATCCAGAATCAATAACTATCACAGATTTCAATGATGACGGGGTTTCCGATGGAGTGGTATTCGGCACGGTAGGGGGAATAACAGCTCTGGATAAAAATGGAAATGTAATATGGACAAAAAATACAGGAGATGTTATATATTCTCTCGCATCCATTGACCTTAATGGTAATGGTTATATAGATGGTGTCGTTGCCGGGATGGCAAATGGAACTGTTCTGGCACTGAATAAAACAGGAAATATAGTCTGGAAGTACTATAAGTATATACCAACAGACAGGCGGATAGTTGTAAAAGCAGCGGACCTTAATTCCAATAAGGTAAATGATGATGTGGTTGTACTTGCAAATTCAGTATATGCGCTGAATGCTCACGGTCAATCTATATTTTTTGAGAGGATTTTTGGCAAGACTTTTACCACTGTTGATTTTGGTGACACCGGTATTTTGAATGATATTGCAGTAGGCTCCGATACAAAAATAATGGCAATCGACTCAATAGGTCAGGAAATTGGCTATTATATTGAGAATGGCAAAAAGATTTCACCTTATAATAAAACAGGTGCCGATGTGCTTGCACCGGCAGATATAGATGGAGATGGATACCTTGATGACCTCATAGGAATAAAGGGGAATACAGTATTTCTTCTTTCTCATATAGCCACAGCAACGACTCCAAAGCGAATTATAGTAGTTGGTAACTGTATAGATTCCAGACTGGCTATAGATTTCTTTGAGTTTCTGAGAAATTCTGGCTTTGAAGTAATCCATATTTTCCCGGAGGAATTCAACAGTTATAAAAATGAGAAAAACATTGTTATTCTGGGTGGACAGCTTGCTCCCGATGGTACCGGAGAGATAGTCTCCAATTTGCTCACACCTCAGCAGAAATCTGAACTCGAGAAGAAAGGTGCAGTTAAGGTTTTCAAATTCTCAGATATATATACCATGGGGCAGAAAATAACTGTCTTTGCAGGAAATAATAGGGAAGGAACCAGGCAGGCTCAGAGGCTATACAGAGGAGAACTTTTATAGTTCAACACTAATTCCGAGAATATTTCTCTTTCCTTCGGCGATATCCCTGGCAATTTCAGCACTTCCCCTTGCCGCACTCCATTTGGTGAGTTTAATTACTCTGGCAATTTTCTCCAGAGAGCTTTT
Encoded here:
- a CDS encoding PQQ enzyme repeat protein; this encodes MRGLLILLVILILFSLTGVNGAKLSEQFEKNYVTIGTVNAGATIQIADFNSDGKIDGAAVLDGTGRLVAYEFSGIMRYVKNLVPGNTKGALVAADLDGNGYKDDIVAGTRYVYAFDPNGNEIWKFDPNSSVNVMAVTYIDGNRSTPEIIVGAWKKVIALNKDGKELWVHNYNYGGNPESITITDFNDDGVSDGVVFGTVGGITALDKNGNVIWTKNTGDVIYSLASIDLNGNGYIDGVVAGMANGTVLALNKTGNIVWKYYKYIPTDRRIVVKAADLNSNKVNDDVVVLANSVYALNAHGQSIFFERIFGKTFTTVDFGDTGILNDIAVGSDTKIMAIDSIGQEIGYYIENGKKISPYNKTGADVLAPADIDGDGYLDDLIGIKGNTVFLLSHIATATTPKRIIVVGNCIDSRLAIDFFEFLRNSGFEVIHIFPEEFNSYKNEKNIVILGGQLAPDGTGEIVSNLLTPQQKSELEKKGAVKVFKFSDIYTMGQKITVFAGNNREGTRQAQRLYRGELL